Proteins from one Actinomycetota bacterium genomic window:
- a CDS encoding stage V sporulation protein S, with product MEVLKVSSKSNPNAVAGALAGVLREKGGAEIQVIGAGALNQAVKAIAIARGFVAPGGFDLVCIPAFTDIEINGEERTAIKLIVEPR from the coding sequence ATGGAGGTGCTTAAAGTCTCATCTAAATCAAATCCAAATGCGGTTGCAGGTGCTTTAGCTGGTGTACTCAGGGAGAAGGGAGGAGCAGAGATCCAAGTAATTGGCGCAGGGGCTCTTAATCAAGCGGTAAAAGCCATAGCAATTGCTCGAGGCTTTGTAGCACCCGGCGGATTTGATCTAGTTTGCATCCCTGCCTTCACTGACATCGAAATCAATGGCGAAGAGCGAACTGCTATTAAACTCATAGTCGAGCCCCGATAA